In Marisediminicola antarctica, one DNA window encodes the following:
- a CDS encoding transglutaminase-like domain-containing protein → MKRRRPTVKFTVATTAMMWLTTAIAATALWPIYESGAFLLMLGVTTVVASALAITGAVFRFPAHLVALSGVLAYVVLGVPLAVPGEARYGVLPALPGLADLGFGTIAGWKQLLTITLPVGSYESLLVPAFVLVLGTVLVGLSVALRTRVPERAVIAPVILFITGILLGSTTAFVPVASALALTATLLLWLIFFRWYRRRTTSRRYGGAGDAGEASTRVSEDAIFVGARSVLAAALIIAIAAGGAVAATAFVPPAGDREVLRSAIVQPFDPRDYPSPLSGFRRYHQETNVDATMLTVDGLPEGARIRIATLDTYDGVVYSVGAEGRNSDSGSFTLLPSRFDRSSLDGTRVSVDVSVDGYSGLWLPTVGALESIRFTGQGASGLRGSFYFNDNSRSAAVLGELGAGDGYRLSSVLPVEPTPEALTRVTPGASQLPALPVLPEELTVALDRYSGQIQGLGARLSAAMTGIRAEGYISHGVADDEPTSRSGHSADRIAELFSGQQMIGDEEQYAVAAALMAREIGFPARVVVGFAPADAVPDGTTVVTGADISAWIEVDTAEYGWVTIDPTPPKREIPERAPEEPTQVARPQSPVQPPALDRDVPEDQLAPETAQDEGDTADPLLALVLLVLQVSAWTLLGIAILLSPFLAIMGAKLRRRHLRRSALSPLDRISGGWHEFADAVVDHGYAPPGGATRAEYAETVGGVEPLLLAAAADRAVFGPSDPSATEAKQVWRSVEVLRHSLDRGLTRRQRLRARISLRSLGGKRTT, encoded by the coding sequence ATGAAACGACGACGCCCGACCGTGAAATTCACCGTCGCGACCACCGCGATGATGTGGCTCACCACCGCGATCGCCGCGACGGCCCTCTGGCCCATTTACGAGAGCGGAGCGTTCCTGCTTATGCTGGGCGTGACGACCGTCGTCGCCTCGGCACTGGCCATCACCGGGGCAGTATTCCGGTTTCCGGCGCACCTCGTCGCGCTGTCCGGGGTGCTCGCCTACGTCGTGCTCGGGGTTCCGCTCGCGGTGCCGGGCGAGGCCCGTTACGGTGTGCTGCCCGCTCTGCCCGGGCTCGCCGACCTCGGCTTCGGAACGATCGCAGGCTGGAAGCAGCTTCTCACCATCACCCTGCCGGTGGGCAGCTACGAATCCCTCCTCGTGCCCGCCTTCGTGCTCGTTCTGGGCACCGTGCTGGTGGGGCTCTCGGTCGCGCTCCGAACGCGCGTCCCCGAGCGTGCGGTGATCGCACCGGTCATCTTATTCATCACCGGCATCCTTCTCGGCTCGACCACCGCATTCGTCCCGGTGGCATCCGCCCTCGCCCTCACGGCCACGCTGCTCCTCTGGCTCATCTTCTTCCGCTGGTACCGCCGCCGCACGACGTCACGCAGATACGGCGGGGCGGGCGATGCCGGGGAGGCGAGTACCCGCGTCTCCGAAGACGCGATCTTCGTTGGGGCACGCTCGGTTCTTGCCGCCGCGCTCATCATCGCGATCGCCGCAGGCGGCGCGGTCGCGGCAACGGCATTCGTGCCTCCGGCGGGCGACCGCGAGGTGCTGCGGTCCGCGATTGTGCAGCCGTTCGATCCTCGCGACTATCCGAGCCCCCTCTCGGGATTCCGGCGCTACCACCAGGAGACCAACGTCGACGCGACGATGCTCACCGTCGATGGTCTGCCGGAGGGAGCCCGCATCCGCATCGCCACCCTCGACACCTACGACGGTGTCGTCTATTCGGTCGGGGCTGAGGGCCGTAACAGCGACTCCGGATCGTTCACGCTGCTCCCCTCACGTTTCGACAGGTCGAGCCTCGACGGCACCCGGGTCAGCGTCGATGTCAGCGTCGACGGCTATTCGGGCCTGTGGCTGCCGACCGTCGGCGCCCTCGAGAGCATCCGATTTACCGGCCAGGGGGCCTCCGGGCTGCGCGGGTCGTTCTACTTCAACGACAACTCGAGGAGCGCGGCTGTGCTCGGGGAGCTCGGCGCGGGGGACGGCTATCGGCTGTCCTCTGTGCTGCCGGTCGAGCCCACACCGGAGGCGCTCACGCGGGTCACCCCCGGCGCCTCACAGTTGCCGGCGCTCCCCGTGCTTCCGGAGGAGCTCACCGTCGCCCTCGACCGCTATTCGGGCCAGATCCAGGGACTCGGCGCGCGCCTGTCTGCGGCGATGACCGGGATTCGGGCCGAGGGATACATCAGCCACGGCGTCGCCGACGACGAGCCGACGAGCAGGTCGGGCCATTCCGCCGACCGCATCGCCGAGCTGTTCTCCGGCCAACAGATGATCGGCGATGAGGAGCAGTATGCGGTAGCCGCTGCTCTCATGGCGCGGGAGATCGGCTTTCCCGCTCGGGTCGTCGTCGGGTTCGCTCCGGCGGATGCCGTACCGGACGGCACGACGGTGGTCACCGGCGCCGACATATCGGCGTGGATCGAGGTCGATACCGCCGAGTACGGCTGGGTCACCATCGACCCGACTCCGCCCAAGCGGGAGATCCCCGAGCGGGCACCGGAAGAACCGACCCAGGTCGCCCGCCCGCAATCGCCCGTGCAGCCGCCGGCCCTGGATCGGGACGTGCCGGAGGACCAGCTGGCTCCGGAGACGGCGCAAGACGAGGGAGATACGGCCGACCCGCTTCTCGCGCTGGTGCTGCTGGTGCTGCAGGTCTCCGCGTGGACGCTGCTCGGCATCGCAATCCTGCTCTCGCCCTTCCTTGCGATCATGGGGGCGAAGCTGCGGCGGCGACACCTGCGTCGCTCCGCGCTCTCCCCGCTCGATCGGATCAGCGGGGGCTGGCATGAGTTCGCCGACGCCGTGGTCGACCACGGCTATGCGCCACCGGGCGGGGCCACCCGCGCCGAGTACGCCGAAACCGTCGGCGGCGTCGAGCCGTTGCTGCTCGCGGCAGCCGCTGACCGGGCCGTGTTCGGTCCGAGCGACCCGAGCGCGACCGAGGCCAAGCAGGTGTGGCGGTCGGTCGAGGTGCTCCGCCATTCCCTCGACAGGGGGCTCACGAGACGCCAGCGGCTGCGGGCGCGCATCTCGCTTCGATCGTTGGGGGGCAAGAGAACGACGTAA
- a CDS encoding double zinc ribbon domain-containing protein translates to MKCPNCSQSLPAQALFCGACGQAVAPPVLAPAQLRPLVDPPEVVRPETVTAEPVGVTEHIACDECGAVMSVSDIFCGDCGRVSSTVSAAFSSARDTDSVTESILSTSPEHPVDGAAAPRLRGPESTIDSRTVRAPAPAPAPSAAGDAHDAQSTGIASAGAQGERFVLQFSTGESVTVSGTGLVGRNPVSEPGEYFDDLVRVLDSTRSVSKTHLEFGQQAGVFWVADRYSGNGTIVREPDRPGIRCEPGKRQIVSRGGRVVIGEQFFVVS, encoded by the coding sequence ATGAAATGCCCGAACTGTTCACAATCGCTGCCAGCCCAGGCGCTCTTCTGCGGCGCGTGCGGCCAGGCGGTCGCGCCGCCCGTGCTCGCGCCCGCCCAGCTCCGCCCATTGGTCGACCCGCCAGAGGTGGTCCGCCCGGAGACTGTCACCGCTGAACCGGTCGGCGTCACCGAGCACATCGCCTGCGACGAGTGCGGTGCGGTCATGTCGGTCTCCGATATCTTCTGTGGTGACTGCGGACGCGTGTCGTCGACGGTGAGCGCGGCCTTCTCCAGCGCACGCGACACCGACTCCGTCACCGAATCGATCCTTTCGACTTCGCCGGAGCATCCTGTCGACGGGGCCGCCGCACCGCGGCTTCGCGGCCCGGAATCGACAATCGATTCCCGGACGGTGCGTGCGCCGGCGCCGGCGCCGGCGCCGTCAGCCGCCGGGGACGCCCACGATGCCCAATCGACCGGAATCGCCTCCGCGGGGGCCCAGGGCGAGCGTTTCGTGCTGCAGTTCAGCACGGGCGAGAGTGTCACGGTGAGCGGCACCGGACTCGTCGGCCGGAACCCGGTCTCCGAGCCGGGGGAGTACTTCGACGATCTGGTGCGGGTGCTCGACTCGACCCGTTCGGTGTCGAAGACCCATCTGGAGTTCGGACAGCAGGCAGGCGTGTTCTGGGTCGCCGACCGGTATTCCGGCAATGGCACGATCGTGCGGGAGCCCGATCGCCCGGGAATTCGCTGCGAGCCCGGCAAACGCCAGATCGTGTCGCGCGGGGGACGGGTCGTCATCGGGGAGCAGTTCTTCGTCGTGAGCTAG
- a CDS encoding FtsK/SpoIIIE domain-containing protein, whose product MIATLVPVAVSGLIWTVTQSPFALIFALLGPVVAIASLADSRVQRHRRRRAELRRFEAELAETFGAIVAGHEAERAELDLRYPGVHALLRQSAEAEGWTVADRWAGRDGWGGWDGRARRDAHTGLAGPAGRALPVTLGRGRVRSTLPLEGDPPPAGVADSRVAASLREARAAAAVLEDAPVVVDARLGIGVCGPRAAAAAAARAVIVQLASTLSPMTATICSDASSRGWAGALPHRLEPGAGALPPAQAFEFVLRGAELADDMRDGRPEVITVGLAGRAGDLPRQCGVIVTVGTGGTASARLRGPRGEEGDVLVDFASEREAALFAHALRRRAHLQGLSVGELPERVLLAGLEQPDAGGEGLRCAVGRAGAEPWFLDLVADGPHAVIGGTTGSGKSELLISWVLSMAAAHPPSTVTFLLVDFKGGASFNAISSLPHSVGVITDLDAGAAHRALESLRAELLFRERTLTSAGARSIEELEPPGLPRLVIVVDEFAALASEFPELHRLFADLASRGRSLGIHLVLCTQRPAEALRDSILANCTLRIALRLNNRADSSAVIGTGAAADLPRQPLGRALASVAGEKPRTVHVAISDAADAARISALWPGDGRVRRPWCDPLPLLVPHAELAAAVSPDGGVNRDGGQGLDGFVFGISDLPQEQRRTLATYRPLIHGNLLVCGAQSAGKSMVLDAIVAGGPGGATQLIPRDIEGAWDELMALCASLATGALTPRVVLLDDVDSLFARFGQDHQLGFADMLAGLLRDGPRHGTTTVIATQQLPTALHSVTALCGSRLLLRLPSRHDHLLAGGRGDQYDEHLPPGGGVWESNRMQVGHLPPRRPLPAPVPPTLDLRPGAATAVVSASPRDLARRVAGVRGIRIVDIGAADVAQLADVERLADAAQLADAAQLADAAVHTILLGNAQAWQGAWTTLAAVRGRIPLVFDGCTVGDFRGVTGSRRLPPPLAPASRSLWLLTAGDTLERTTLPG is encoded by the coding sequence GTGATCGCGACGCTTGTGCCTGTCGCCGTCTCAGGCCTGATCTGGACTGTCACGCAGTCGCCCTTCGCGCTGATCTTCGCGCTGCTCGGCCCGGTGGTCGCCATCGCGAGCCTCGCCGATTCGAGGGTGCAGCGGCACCGGCGGCGCCGGGCGGAGCTGCGTCGGTTCGAGGCGGAGCTTGCGGAGACCTTCGGCGCAATTGTGGCGGGCCATGAGGCTGAGCGGGCGGAACTGGATTTGCGCTATCCGGGCGTGCACGCCCTTCTTCGGCAGAGCGCCGAGGCCGAGGGGTGGACAGTCGCCGACAGGTGGGCGGGTCGTGACGGGTGGGGCGGGTGGGACGGGCGGGCCCGGCGGGACGCACACACCGGCCTGGCCGGGCCGGCGGGGCGTGCCCTCCCGGTCACCCTCGGCCGCGGAAGGGTGCGGAGCACTCTCCCGCTCGAGGGAGACCCTCCACCGGCGGGGGTGGCCGATTCCCGGGTCGCGGCTTCCCTCCGCGAGGCGCGGGCGGCTGCCGCCGTGCTCGAGGACGCACCCGTTGTCGTCGATGCCCGGCTCGGAATCGGGGTGTGCGGGCCGCGCGCTGCGGCGGCGGCGGCGGCGCGAGCCGTCATCGTGCAGTTGGCCAGCACACTCAGTCCGATGACAGCGACCATTTGCTCGGATGCCTCATCGCGTGGCTGGGCCGGGGCCCTGCCGCACCGGCTCGAGCCGGGCGCGGGGGCGCTCCCTCCCGCGCAGGCATTCGAGTTCGTGCTGCGTGGCGCCGAGCTTGCCGATGACATGCGTGACGGCCGGCCCGAGGTGATCACCGTCGGCCTCGCGGGCCGGGCCGGTGACTTGCCGCGGCAGTGCGGCGTGATCGTCACGGTGGGCACCGGCGGCACGGCATCCGCTCGGCTCCGGGGGCCACGGGGCGAGGAGGGGGACGTGCTCGTCGACTTCGCATCGGAGCGCGAGGCCGCGTTGTTCGCGCACGCGCTGCGACGCCGCGCTCACTTGCAGGGGCTCTCGGTAGGGGAGCTGCCGGAGCGGGTGCTCCTGGCCGGACTCGAACAGCCGGATGCCGGCGGCGAGGGACTGCGCTGTGCTGTCGGTCGTGCTGGCGCTGAGCCCTGGTTCCTCGACCTCGTCGCCGACGGCCCCCACGCGGTCATCGGCGGAACGACAGGCAGTGGCAAGAGCGAGCTGCTGATCTCGTGGGTGCTGTCGATGGCTGCCGCCCACCCGCCGTCAACGGTCACCTTCCTGCTCGTCGACTTCAAGGGTGGGGCATCGTTCAACGCGATCAGTTCGCTTCCGCATAGCGTCGGTGTCATCACCGACCTCGACGCCGGTGCCGCGCACCGTGCGCTCGAGAGCCTCCGCGCCGAACTGCTGTTTCGCGAGCGCACCCTCACCAGCGCGGGAGCGAGGTCGATCGAGGAGCTGGAACCGCCTGGGCTGCCTCGGCTCGTCATCGTCGTCGACGAGTTCGCAGCCCTCGCATCGGAGTTCCCCGAACTGCACCGCCTGTTCGCCGATCTCGCCTCGCGTGGCCGGTCCCTCGGCATCCACCTTGTGCTGTGCACGCAGCGTCCGGCCGAGGCGTTGCGCGATTCGATCCTCGCCAACTGCACCCTCCGCATCGCGCTGAGGCTCAACAACCGTGCCGACAGCTCTGCTGTCATCGGGACCGGAGCCGCCGCCGACCTCCCGCGCCAGCCACTCGGTCGCGCGCTCGCCTCCGTCGCCGGCGAAAAGCCGCGTACTGTGCACGTTGCCATCTCGGATGCCGCCGACGCGGCCAGGATCAGCGCGCTGTGGCCGGGGGACGGGCGAGTGCGGCGCCCCTGGTGCGATCCGCTTCCGCTGCTCGTGCCGCACGCGGAGCTGGCCGCTGCAGTGAGTCCCGACGGAGGGGTGAATCGAGACGGCGGGCAGGGCTTAGACGGATTCGTCTTCGGGATCAGCGACTTGCCGCAGGAGCAGCGGCGGACACTCGCAACGTATCGTCCTCTCATCCACGGCAACCTGCTTGTCTGCGGCGCGCAGTCGGCCGGCAAGTCGATGGTGCTCGACGCGATCGTTGCGGGTGGTCCCGGCGGTGCGACGCAGCTGATTCCCCGCGACATCGAGGGAGCGTGGGACGAGCTCATGGCCCTCTGCGCCTCGCTCGCGACCGGCGCGCTGACGCCCCGGGTGGTCCTGCTCGACGACGTCGATTCGCTGTTCGCGAGATTCGGCCAGGATCATCAGCTCGGTTTCGCGGACATGCTCGCCGGGCTACTCCGGGACGGCCCCCGCCACGGCACGACCACCGTCATCGCGACACAGCAGCTGCCCACCGCGCTGCACTCCGTCACGGCGCTGTGCGGCTCGCGACTGTTGCTTCGCCTGCCGAGCCGGCACGACCACCTGCTCGCCGGAGGCCGCGGCGACCAGTACGACGAGCACCTCCCTCCCGGCGGTGGCGTGTGGGAGTCGAATCGGATGCAAGTCGGCCACCTGCCGCCCCGGCGGCCGCTGCCCGCCCCGGTGCCGCCGACTCTCGACCTGCGGCCCGGTGCTGCGACTGCTGTCGTGAGTGCGTCTCCCCGTGACCTCGCCAGGCGGGTGGCGGGCGTGCGCGGCATCCGCATCGTCGACATTGGGGCGGCGGATGTCGCACAGCTCGCAGATGTCGAACGGCTCGCGGATGCCGCACAGCTCGCAGATGCCGCACAGCTCGCAGATGCCGCGGTCCACACGATCCTGCTCGGCAACGCTCAGGCGTGGCAGGGGGCATGGACGACCCTCGCGGCCGTGCGGGGCCGCATCCCCCTCGTCTTCGATGGCTGCACCGTGGGGGATTTCCGCGGCGTCACCGGCTCACGGCGGCTGCCGCCGCCGCTGGCTCCCGCGTCCCGTTCGCTCTGGCTGCTGACCGCCGGCGACACACTCGAGCGGACCACGCTGCCCGGTTAG
- a CDS encoding ABC transporter substrate-binding protein has product MTRPLPKDPMIQQLIAQARRSQLSRRTLMSGAGLGAAALTLAACATGDGEAPAPAEDNSANDKTLNWDNWAAYIDEDDDGNYPTLVAFEEETGIKVNYSVAVDDNNSYYGKVKDQLALGQDIGADLVCLTDWMVGRLIRFGYVQEFDQANLPNAKNLTPSLQNPDFDPGRTLSLPWQGGFAGICWNKEKVPGGLESVADLWKAELKGRVGVLSEMRDTIGLIMLDNGVDISADWSDDEFNAAMEIFEKQVNDGQIRNIKGNSYLEDLKNEDTLAAICWSGDITVINAEAGDKWEFAIPSAGATLWNDNFVVPIGSGRKANAEALMNYYYQPEVAAEVAAWVNYITPVVGAKEAAMAIDPELAENQLIFPNEDTLSNAYIFRTLSGAEESTYGSAFQAVVLGS; this is encoded by the coding sequence ATGACCAGACCGCTTCCCAAAGACCCAATGATCCAGCAGTTGATCGCTCAGGCACGGCGGTCGCAGCTGTCGCGCCGCACCCTGATGAGCGGTGCCGGCCTCGGCGCCGCCGCCCTCACACTGGCGGCCTGCGCGACCGGCGATGGCGAAGCACCGGCACCCGCCGAGGACAACTCGGCGAACGACAAGACACTCAACTGGGACAACTGGGCCGCCTACATCGACGAAGACGACGACGGAAATTATCCGACCCTTGTCGCGTTCGAGGAGGAAACCGGCATCAAGGTCAACTACTCCGTCGCGGTCGACGACAACAACAGCTACTACGGCAAGGTCAAGGATCAGTTGGCCCTGGGCCAGGACATCGGGGCCGACCTCGTCTGCCTCACCGACTGGATGGTGGGGCGTCTCATTCGTTTCGGCTATGTGCAGGAGTTTGACCAGGCCAACCTGCCCAACGCAAAGAACCTCACCCCCTCGCTACAGAACCCCGACTTCGACCCCGGACGCACCCTGTCGCTGCCCTGGCAGGGTGGGTTCGCCGGGATCTGCTGGAACAAGGAGAAGGTGCCGGGCGGACTCGAGTCGGTCGCCGACCTGTGGAAGGCCGAGCTCAAGGGCCGCGTCGGGGTGCTGTCGGAGATGCGAGACACGATCGGCCTCATCATGCTCGACAATGGTGTGGACATCAGCGCTGACTGGTCAGACGACGAGTTCAACGCGGCGATGGAGATATTCGAAAAGCAGGTCAACGACGGTCAGATCCGCAACATCAAGGGCAACTCCTACCTCGAGGACCTCAAGAACGAAGACACCCTCGCGGCCATCTGCTGGTCGGGTGACATCACCGTCATCAACGCGGAGGCCGGAGACAAGTGGGAGTTCGCGATCCCGTCTGCCGGAGCGACACTCTGGAACGACAACTTCGTCGTGCCGATCGGATCCGGGCGCAAGGCGAACGCCGAAGCGCTCATGAACTACTACTACCAGCCCGAGGTTGCGGCTGAGGTCGCCGCCTGGGTGAACTACATCACGCCCGTCGTCGGCGCGAAGGAGGCCGCTATGGCGATCGATCCTGAGCTCGCGGAAAACCAGCTGATCTTTCCGAACGAGGACACGCTGTCGAACGCCTACATCTTCCGCACCCTGTCGGGAGCCGAGGAGTCCACCTACGGCTCGGCCTTCCAGGCTGTGGTCCTGGGGTCCTGA
- a CDS encoding ABC transporter ATP-binding protein, producing the protein MAAGGFAEAGADLELVGIEKRFPGFTAIEELNLTIPAGSFFALLGPSGCGKTTTLRLVAGLEEATAGRILIGGNDVTSTKAYQRPVNTVFQSYALFPHMSIIDNVAFGLRRRKIDDATGKAHEALRLVELDHLAARKPSQLSGGQQQRVALARAIVNRPALLLLDEPLGALDLKLRRQMQLELKSVQEEVGLTFLHVTHDQEEAMTMADTVAVMNKGRIEQLGAPAVLYELPRTVFVANFLGQSNLFSGQVVAENPDSISVDIEGNRILVPKARAHRTSGHVTVGVRPEKLILSREAPTESVDTNILGPGRVIDVSFSGVSTQYLIQIPLIGTIVLFAQNMGTGPIVGEGAEVWVSWNVEHGFGLDDEVETGSRFPADTDTASLARQKRHALLSELGED; encoded by the coding sequence ATGGCAGCGGGAGGGTTCGCTGAGGCCGGTGCCGACCTCGAACTCGTCGGGATCGAGAAACGGTTCCCGGGCTTCACGGCGATCGAGGAGCTCAACCTCACGATCCCGGCCGGCTCGTTCTTCGCGCTGCTGGGACCCTCCGGCTGTGGCAAGACGACGACGCTGCGTCTTGTCGCCGGCCTCGAGGAGGCGACCGCGGGACGCATCCTCATCGGCGGCAACGACGTCACGTCGACGAAGGCGTACCAGCGCCCGGTGAACACGGTGTTCCAGAGCTACGCCCTCTTCCCGCACATGTCGATCATCGACAATGTCGCGTTTGGGCTGCGCCGGCGCAAGATCGACGACGCGACAGGGAAGGCCCACGAGGCGCTGCGGCTGGTTGAGCTTGATCACCTCGCCGCCCGCAAGCCGTCCCAGCTGTCCGGCGGCCAGCAGCAGCGGGTCGCCCTGGCGAGGGCGATCGTCAACCGGCCGGCGCTGCTGCTGCTCGACGAGCCGCTCGGTGCCCTCGACCTCAAGCTGCGCCGCCAGATGCAGCTCGAGCTCAAGAGCGTGCAGGAAGAGGTCGGACTCACCTTCCTGCACGTAACCCACGACCAGGAGGAGGCCATGACCATGGCCGACACGGTCGCCGTGATGAACAAGGGGCGGATCGAGCAGCTCGGTGCCCCGGCTGTTCTCTACGAACTTCCGCGCACGGTGTTCGTCGCCAACTTCCTCGGCCAGTCCAACCTGTTCAGCGGCCAAGTGGTGGCGGAGAACCCCGACAGCATCTCGGTCGACATCGAGGGCAATCGGATTCTGGTGCCGAAGGCGAGGGCGCACCGCACGAGCGGACACGTCACCGTCGGCGTGCGTCCGGAGAAGCTCATCCTCTCGCGCGAGGCGCCGACGGAGTCGGTCGACACCAACATCCTCGGCCCGGGCCGCGTCATCGACGTCTCCTTCAGCGGAGTGAGCACGCAATACCTGATCCAGATCCCCCTGATCGGCACGATCGTTCTGTTCGCCCAGAACATGGGCACCGGACCGATCGTCGGCGAGGGCGCCGAGGTGTGGGTGTCCTGGAATGTCGAGCACGGGTTCGGCCTCGACGACGAGGTCGAGACGGGCTCTCGGTTCCCAGCGGACACCGACACGGCGTCCCTCGCCCGGCAGAAGAGACACGCTCTCCTGTCGGAGCTCGGGGAGGACTAG
- a CDS encoding ABC transporter permease, which translates to MAFSAFATATAAEQAPRRASKVALLLLLPGIAYLMLFFLVPLFSLVITSLQAPAEFGDIGEYDNAFRWENYTTVIGQYSAQILRSFLYAVLATVFALLFSYPLAYFIGVRARPYPLLQKLILVMVIAPFFISFLLRTLAWKQILSDESPVVAALKALSLLAPDAYLTGTPFAVVFGLTYNFIPFMTLPLYASLERLDTRYLEAGSDLYSTPFTTFRTVTIPLSMPGIVSGVLLTFIPAAGDYVNASREFLGGTGTTMIGNVIESNFLISLNYPAAASLSIILMAVILVLVTAYVRRSGTEDLL; encoded by the coding sequence GTGGCCTTCTCCGCATTCGCGACCGCGACAGCCGCGGAACAGGCGCCCCGACGTGCGAGCAAGGTCGCCCTGTTGCTCCTGCTCCCCGGCATCGCCTACCTGATGCTGTTCTTCCTCGTTCCGCTCTTCTCGCTCGTGATCACCTCGCTGCAGGCGCCGGCGGAGTTCGGTGACATTGGCGAGTACGACAATGCCTTCCGCTGGGAGAACTACACGACGGTGATCGGGCAGTACAGCGCCCAGATCCTTCGCTCGTTCCTCTATGCGGTGCTCGCGACGGTCTTTGCTCTGCTGTTCAGCTATCCGCTGGCCTACTTCATCGGGGTTCGGGCCAGGCCCTATCCGCTGCTGCAGAAGCTCATCCTCGTGATGGTAATCGCCCCGTTCTTCATCAGCTTCCTGCTGCGCACCCTCGCGTGGAAGCAGATCCTCTCCGACGAGTCGCCGGTGGTCGCCGCTCTCAAGGCGCTGTCGCTGCTCGCCCCTGACGCGTACCTGACCGGAACCCCGTTCGCGGTCGTGTTCGGGCTCACCTACAACTTCATTCCGTTCATGACACTGCCGCTCTACGCATCCCTCGAGCGGCTCGACACTCGTTACCTCGAGGCGGGCAGCGATCTGTATTCGACGCCGTTCACGACGTTCCGCACGGTGACGATTCCGCTGTCGATGCCTGGAATCGTCTCGGGGGTGCTGCTGACGTTCATTCCGGCGGCCGGCGATTACGTCAACGCGAGCCGGGAGTTTCTCGGCGGCACGGGAACGACCATGATCGGAAACGTCATCGAGAGCAACTTCCTGATATCGCTGAACTATCCGGCCGCGGCATCGCTGTCCATCATTCTGATGGCCGTGATCCTGGTGCTGGTGACGGCGTACGTGAGGCGAAGCGGAACGGAGGACCTGCTGTGA
- a CDS encoding ABC transporter permease, whose translation MTTPQPRKPRQRPSFALGKWLLPLYTTLALLFLLIPIAYTFVFSFNDSVKSNISWRGFTLDNWTGVCNAQDVCEAFGNSILIAFVATVVATTLGTMIAIALVRYRFRFRSGISLLLFLPMATPEVVLGAGLAAQFLGAGVQKGLGTIIIAHTMFCISFVVVTVKARVSSIDPALEEAGRDLYGSPAQVFWRITFPLLLPGIVAAALLSFALSFDDFIITNFNSGAATTFPKFVYVAASRGIPAEANVIASAVFVFAITLVITTQVTSTLRARRMAAKS comes from the coding sequence GTGACCACGCCGCAGCCCCGAAAGCCGAGGCAACGGCCCAGCTTCGCTCTGGGCAAGTGGCTGCTACCGCTCTACACCACGCTCGCGCTGCTGTTCCTGCTCATCCCGATCGCCTACACCTTCGTGTTCTCGTTCAACGACTCGGTCAAGTCGAACATCTCGTGGCGTGGCTTTACCCTCGACAACTGGACCGGCGTCTGCAACGCGCAGGACGTCTGTGAGGCGTTCGGCAACAGCATCCTCATCGCGTTCGTCGCGACAGTTGTGGCGACGACGCTCGGCACGATGATCGCGATCGCACTCGTGCGCTACCGGTTCCGGTTCCGGTCGGGCATCAGCCTGCTGCTGTTCCTCCCCATGGCGACCCCGGAGGTCGTGCTCGGCGCCGGCCTCGCGGCGCAGTTCCTCGGCGCGGGGGTGCAGAAGGGCCTCGGCACGATCATCATCGCGCACACGATGTTCTGCATCAGCTTCGTCGTCGTCACGGTCAAGGCGAGGGTGTCGAGCATCGACCCGGCGCTCGAGGAGGCCGGCCGCGACCTGTACGGCTCACCGGCGCAGGTCTTCTGGCGCATCACCTTCCCACTGCTCCTGCCGGGTATCGTCGCCGCAGCGCTCCTCTCGTTCGCTCTGAGTTTCGACGACTTCATCATCACGAACTTCAACTCGGGAGCCGCGACGACCTTCCCGAAGTTCGTCTACGTCGCCGCATCCCGAGGCATCCCCGCGGAGGCGAACGTCATAGCCTCGGCCGTCTTCGTGTTCGCCATCACGCTCGTCATCACCACGCAGGTGACGTCGACGCTGCGCGCGCGCCGCATGGCAGCGAAATCGTGA